In Flavobacterium lacustre, a genomic segment contains:
- a CDS encoding DUF4252 domain-containing protein, producing the protein MKKLILTAVLILVSSPFFAQSAFDKFDGQDDVTSIVVNKKMFELMSKVKVDASDKETQQYLSLIKKLDNLKVFTTKSTRVEGEMKVAAEKYIKTAALEELMRVNENGRTIKIMVKSGAKDTQIRELLMFIEGAKNEDTVLMSLTGNFDLNEISVLTDKMRFPGGDDLKKATKGKK; encoded by the coding sequence ATGAAAAAGTTAATCTTAACAGCAGTACTAATTTTAGTTTCAAGTCCATTTTTTGCACAATCTGCCTTCGATAAATTCGACGGACAAGACGATGTGACTTCAATAGTAGTCAATAAAAAAATGTTTGAATTAATGAGTAAAGTAAAAGTGGATGCTTCTGACAAAGAAACTCAACAATACTTAAGCTTGATCAAAAAATTAGATAATTTAAAAGTATTTACCACCAAAAGTACCCGAGTAGAAGGAGAAATGAAAGTGGCTGCCGAAAAATACATCAAGACAGCAGCATTAGAAGAATTGATGCGTGTCAATGAAAACGGAAGAACCATAAAAATTATGGTAAAATCTGGAGCCAAAGACACACAAATCCGAGAATTATTGATGTTTATTGAAGGCGCCAAAAATGAAGATACCGTTTTGATGTCTTTGACCGGTAATTTTGATTTGAATGAAATCTCCGTTCTTACCGATAAAATGAGATTTCCGGGTGGAGATGATTTGAAGAAAGCAACAAAAGGTAAAAAGTAA
- a CDS encoding RNA polymerase sigma factor, whose protein sequence is MNQNEFVLLITPFRDKVFRLAKRLLISTEEAEDATQEVWVKLWNKNERLNGYGSVEAFAMTITKNYCLDQLKSKRAGNMSIAHSNFTDGAPSLQQKVEDKDSLDWVEKIINQLPEQQRLIIQMRDVEHYEFEEIAKVLEMNETAIRVALSRARKTIRERMTKTHNYGIQ, encoded by the coding sequence ATGAACCAAAATGAGTTTGTGCTTTTGATCACTCCTTTTCGAGACAAAGTTTTTCGTTTGGCTAAGCGATTGCTCATAAGCACAGAAGAAGCAGAAGATGCAACTCAGGAAGTTTGGGTTAAATTATGGAATAAAAATGAACGTTTAAACGGATATGGGAGTGTCGAAGCATTTGCAATGACTATAACCAAGAACTATTGCTTGGATCAGTTAAAATCTAAAAGAGCCGGCAATATGTCTATCGCACATTCGAACTTTACAGACGGTGCTCCAAGTTTGCAACAAAAAGTGGAGGACAAGGACAGTTTAGATTGGGTCGAAAAAATAATCAATCAACTGCCCGAGCAACAACGGTTAATTATTCAGATGCGAGATGTTGAACACTATGAATTTGAAGAAATTGCGAAAGTATTAGAAATGAATGAAACTGCCATTCGCGTGGCACTTTCCAGAGCAAGGAAAACGATACGGGAACGCATGACAAAAACACATAATTATGGCATACAATAA
- a CDS encoding S41 family peptidase: protein MKKTFQFTLLLLVVAFTFQACQDNDDTVTPAPVNLEVQDFIWKGLNQYYLWQGDVANLSDDRFASQTELNTFLTGYPVPENLFDALRVNSTIDRFSWIVDDYLVLEQALGGISKNDGVDFGLSYKPNSSTEIFAYVRYILPNSDASTKEIKRGDIFTGVNGTQLTISNYQSLLSLENYTVNLATYNGTTFVSNGKSVALTKTVLAENPIYINKVIESGSHKIGYLMYNGFYAAYDSQLNDAFGSLKAQGITDLVLDLRYNSGGSVLTATRLASMITGQFTGEVFAKQQWNAKINAYFESESPESLKNKFTDNIDNVAINSLKLNTVYILTTASTASASELVINGLAPHINVVQIGDLTTGKNVGSVTLYDSPTFSSENRNPDHRYAMQPIVLKIVNSVGFGDYYNGLTPDFLQKETISTFGILGDTSEPLLSTAIAKITGTGKMIQQTPGKQFDFFKDAKSLKGIQNQMYIEEAPEGLLKALK from the coding sequence ATGAAAAAAACATTCCAATTTACGCTTTTATTACTTGTAGTGGCTTTTACTTTTCAAGCCTGCCAAGACAATGATGATACCGTAACTCCAGCCCCAGTAAACTTAGAAGTTCAAGATTTTATTTGGAAAGGACTCAACCAATATTATTTATGGCAAGGAGATGTTGCTAACTTATCAGACGATCGTTTTGCCAGCCAAACCGAATTGAATACTTTTTTAACAGGATATCCGGTTCCTGAAAATTTATTTGACGCCTTAAGAGTCAATTCGACTATTGACCGATTCAGCTGGATTGTCGATGATTATTTAGTTTTGGAACAAGCGCTTGGCGGAATTTCAAAAAACGATGGTGTTGATTTTGGTTTAAGCTATAAACCCAACAGCTCTACTGAAATATTTGCGTATGTACGTTATATTTTACCTAATTCTGATGCTTCCACTAAGGAAATTAAACGCGGTGATATTTTCACAGGCGTTAATGGAACGCAACTTACCATTAGCAATTATCAAAGTTTACTTTCTTTAGAAAATTACACTGTAAATTTAGCAACCTACAACGGAACTACTTTTGTTTCAAACGGAAAATCAGTAGCTTTAACTAAAACGGTTTTGGCTGAAAATCCAATTTATATTAACAAAGTAATCGAATCCGGTTCTCATAAAATTGGCTATTTAATGTATAATGGATTTTATGCCGCTTATGACAGCCAGTTAAATGATGCTTTTGGTTCTTTAAAAGCACAAGGAATTACAGACTTAGTTTTAGACTTGCGTTACAATAGTGGCGGTTCTGTCCTTACTGCAACTCGATTGGCCAGTATGATAACGGGGCAATTTACAGGAGAAGTATTTGCGAAGCAACAATGGAATGCTAAAATCAATGCTTATTTTGAATCCGAAAGTCCAGAATCTCTAAAAAATAAATTCACAGATAACATCGATAATGTAGCCATCAACAGTTTAAAACTAAACACCGTTTACATCCTGACTACCGCAAGTACCGCATCGGCAAGTGAACTCGTAATTAACGGATTGGCGCCGCACATCAACGTGGTACAAATTGGCGATTTGACTACTGGTAAAAATGTAGGTTCCGTTACTTTGTATGATTCACCAACTTTCAGTTCCGAAAATAGAAACCCAGATCACCGTTATGCCATGCAACCTATTGTGTTAAAAATTGTCAACTCTGTTGGTTTTGGCGATTATTACAACGGACTAACTCCTGATTTTTTACAAAAGGAAACTATCAGTACTTTTGGAATTCTTGGAGACACATCGGAACCATTATTAAGTACCGCAATTGCAAAAATTACAGGAACCGGAAAAATGATTCAACAAACTCCCGGTAAACAATTTGACTTTTTCAAAGATGCAAAATCTTTGAAAGGAATTCAAAACCAAATGTATATTGAAGAAGCGCCTGAAGGTCTTTTGAAAGCATTAAAATAA